A region from the Panicum hallii strain FIL2 chromosome 1, PHallii_v3.1, whole genome shotgun sequence genome encodes:
- the LOC112885316 gene encoding flavonoid O-methyltransferase-like protein Os11g0303600, with protein sequence MAPTSSAELLQAQAELWSHAFAYLKSMALHSVIKLGIPTAIHRCGGTASLSELHAHLPRTERGSTATPAVTWSLVRCSTRRWAPTAASRRESSCGEVFAGLASLVDVGGGDGTMAKAIAKAFPHARCTVLELPQLVGTMPVGGMVESVAGDMMEFIPPAGVVLLKFVLRNWSDEDCVRILKRAKEAISTREPKGKVVIIDTVAGSASSKQAFEAQVFMDVCMMMLTTGEVRDEEKWRGLFLHAGFSRHKISPILGSHSSSSFHRRHI encoded by the exons ATGGCTCCCACCAGCAGCGCTGAGCTCCTGCAAGCTCAGGCAGAGCTCTGGAGCCACGCCTTCGCCTACCTCAAATCCATGGCGCTGCACAGCGTGATCAAGCTTGGGATCCCTACCGCCATCCATCGCTGCGGCGGGACTGCCTCCCTGTCCGAGCTGCATGCGCACCTCCCG CGCACGGAGCGGGGTTCTACGGCTACGCCGGCCGTGACTTGGAGCTTGGTGCGCTGTTCAACGAGGCGATGGGCGCCGACAGCCGCGTCACGGCGGGAATCGTCGTGCGGCGAGGTGTTCGCGGGGCTAGCGTCCCTGGTCGACGTCGGAGGTGGGGATGGCACCATGGCGAAGGCCATTGCGAAGGCCTTCCCGCATGCTAGATGCACGGTGTTGGAGCTTCCCCAACTGGTGGGCACCATGCCGGTTGGTGGCATGGTTGAGTCTGTTGCAGGTGACATGATGGAATTTATCCCTCCGGCTGGTGTTGTCTTACTCAAG TTTGTGCTGCGTAACTGGAGCGATGAGGATTGCGTTAGAATCTTGAAACGCGCGAAGGAGGCTATTTCTACCCGAGAACCAAAGGGAAAGGTGGTAATCATAGATACAGTTGCGGGCTCGGCGTCCAGTAAACAAGCATTTGAAGCCCAAGTTTTTATGGATGTATGCATGATGATGCTGACAACGGGGGAAGTGCGAGACGAGGAGAAGTGGCGCGGGTTGTTCCTGCATGCCGGTTTTAGTCGACACAAGATCAGCCCCATCTTGGGATCTCACTCATCGAGCTCTTTCCATAGACGACACATCTAA
- the LOC112878205 gene encoding ADP,ATP carrier protein ER-ANT1-like, which yields MGAAPVPPRQREEERPPPRSARSPASVVADFAMGGAAAVVAKTGAAPVERVKLLLQNQGEMLRRGSLTRPYRGIADAFARVLREEGAAALWRGNQANVIRYFPTQAFNFAFRGYFKSFFGCDREKDGKWKWLAGNVASGSAAGATTSLLLYHLDYARTRLATDAIESRGNKRQFRGLLDVYKRTLTTDGVSGLYRGFSVSIVGITLYRGLHFGIYDTMKPLVLVGPLEGNFFASFALGWAVTTFSGACSYPFDTVRRRMMLTSGQPFKYRNGFHAVKQIVLTEGFFTLFRGVGANILSGMAGAGVLSGYDQLQQFASRHGQNFKRKMEGALK from the exons ATGGGCGCGGCGCCCGTACCGCCGCGCCAGCGAGAGGAGGAGCGGCCGCCGCCGAGGTccgcgaggtcgccggcgagtGTGGTGGCGGACTTCGCcatgggcggcgcggccgccgtgGTGGCCAAGACGGGGGCCGCGCCGGTGGAGCGCGTCAAGCTTCTGCTGCAGAACCAGGGCGAGATGCTGCGGCGGGGCTCCCTCACGCGGCCCTACAGGGGCATCGCCGACGCCTTCGCCCGCGTCCTCCGCGAGGAGGGCGCCGCCGCGCTCTGGCGCGGCAACCAGGCCAACGTCATCCGCTACTTCCCCACCCAG GCTTTTAACTTTGCATTCAGGGGCTACTTTAAAAGCTTCTTTGGCTGCGACAGGGAGAAAGACGGAAAATGGAAGTGGTTGGCTGGAAATGTAGCCTCTGGCAGTGCTGCTGGAGCTACAACGTCATTACTACTATACCATCTAGATTATGCACGAACAAGACTAGCTACTGATGCAATTGAATCCCGAGGAAACAAACGCCAGTTCAGGGGACTGCTGGATGTGTACAAGAGGACACTTACAACTGATGGCGTATCTGGACTATATCGAGGTTTCAGTGTGTCTATTGTTGGCATCACCCTGTACCGGGGTCTACATTTTGGCATCTATGACACCATGAAACCTCTTGTTCTAGTAGGACCATTGGAG GGGAATTTCTTTGCCAGCTTTGCCTTGGGCTGGGCAGTAACAACTTTCTCGGGGGCCTGTTCCTATCCATTTGACACAGTCCGTCGTAGAATGATGTTAACTTCAGGACAACCATTCAAATACAGGAATGGCTTCCATGCAGTAAAACAGATCGTTTTAACCGAAGGGTTCTTCACATTATTCAGAGGAGTTGGAGCAAATATTCTGTCAGGAATGGCAGGAGCTGGAGTTCTTTCTGGGTATGACCAGCTCCAACAGTTTGCAAGCCGACATGGTCAGAATTTTAAGCGCAAGATGGAAGGGGCATTGAAATGA
- the LOC112903474 gene encoding 23.6 kDa heat shock protein, mitochondrial-like, producing the protein MALARLCLNRTLASRALALARPAYAAAPAVDVSLHSLFSTSSAADSDAGGREVAVSGQSAHARRGRRWAWRDLRDFTPFRFVDGLGSALSQVAETLSRPLERLAPSRLLSGKVREDEARYRLRFEVPGLGKEDVRVAVEDGVLVIEGEKREHGEDGDDGEWWSASGYHASLLLPDDARAEGITAEVKDGVLYVTVPRTGERKRNVTEVKVQ; encoded by the exons ATGGCTCTAGCTCGCCTGTGCCTCAACAGGACCCTCGCCAGCCGCGCGCTGGCGCTGGCGAGGCCAGCGTACGCCGCTGCCCCGGCGGTGGACGTGAGCCTTCACTCCCTCTTCTCGACGTCGTCGGCGGCCGACTCTGACGCCGGAGGCCGGGAGGTCGCCGTGTCGGGTCAGTCCGCCCAcgcacgccgcggccgccgctggGCGTGGCGAGACCTCCGCGACTTCACCCCGTTCCGCTTCGTCGACG GGCTCGGGAGCGCGCTATCGCAGGTGGCGGAGACCCTCAGCCGGCCGCTGGAGCGGCTGGCGCCGTCGCGGCTGCTGTCGGGGAAGGTGCGGGAGGACGAGGCGCGGTACCGGCTGCGGTTCGAGGTGCCGGGGCTCGGGAAGGAGGACGTGCGCGTGGCGGTGGAGGACGGCGTTCTGGTGATCGAGGGCGAGAAGCGGGAGCACGGCGAGGATGGCGACGACGGCGAGTGGTGGTCGGCGAGCGGGTACCACGCCAGCCTGCTGCTCCCGGACGACGCGCGCGCCGAGGGGATCACCGCGGAGGTGAAGGACGGCGTGCTCTACGTCACCGTGCCGCGCACCGGGGAGCGCAAGCGGAACGTCACCGAGGTGAAGGTCCAGTAG
- the LOC112903485 gene encoding uncharacterized protein LOC112903485 — protein sequence MLLSCGSLSSWVRRFVACVGGCFGCAQPTPIIAVDEPSKGLRIQGRSVKRRNLSYDFWSSSPHEMENSALQSRHSMSSISTTAQPNDQHAAGSSSNPNEFVNQGLLLWHQTRQQWIGKRRRISQGQSQEPKISRNATYESLLGSTKSFAQPIPLSEMVDFLVMSWEQEGLYD from the exons ATGCTGCTGAGCTGCGGGTCGCTCTCCTCCTGGGTGCGCCGCTTCGTCGCCTGCGTCGG AGGTTGTTTTGGTTGTGCCCAACCTACTCCAATAATAGCTGTTGATGAGCCTTCAAAAGGATTAAGAATTCAAGGGCGCTCTGTAAAAAGGCGCAATTTGTCTTACGACTTTTGGAGTTCAAGTCCGCACGAAATGGAGAATAGTGCCCTGCAATCCCGACATAGTATGTCTTCAATCAGCACAACAGCACAACCTAATGATCAGCATGCTGCTGGAAGTAGCAGCAACCCAAATGAATTTGTAAATCAAG GTCTTCTACTATGGCACCAGACTCGACAACAGTGGATTGGAAAACGAAGGCGTATTTCCCAGGGTCAAAGTCAAGAACCAAAAATAAG TCGTAATGCCACATATGAGAGCCTGCTTGGAAGCACGAAATCGTTTGCACAACCGATCCCTCTCAGT GAAATGGTCGATTTCCTCGTGATGAGCTGGGAGCAGGAAGGCCTATACGATTAG